Below is a genomic region from Cyprinus carpio isolate SPL01 unplaced genomic scaffold, ASM1834038v1 S000000431, whole genome shotgun sequence.
gtgtgaaaggggcttaagcctgccctgggtacaccaattttcttgtccGTTGCCCTCAGAGATTCCTGCGGCgaagcttggatgtacatttacattccaataaaggttattgatgacatgcctctgaagttttgactttttgcaccattacaatacttataggcaactagtcatcatatcttcCGTTCCATTAAACATGTTAATGCTCAGTAGTACACATATAtggttctttaatgtatttgcattgtactaaaatgtgttcattttaaatggGATAAATGTGTCTGAAACAGGtagcctagtgcatcccaaatttttcaacattaatattttaatataatattatagtcattatggcctttagaaaaatgtttttttgaagatGTGGGGTAGTGCACCATAAGGCCCCTGTGGCGCGACCTAAGCTTTTGtccttaatggcatttttttccttacattactttttacttttgtaCTTATTGTTGTTTTGAAACCAGTGCTTTtacacatttacttgagtaaaaagcttgaattgatacttcaacttctacaaatgtctttttaaaccTATATATCTATACTTCTAcctgagtaatgaatgtgaatacttttgacaccagtgTATCTAGCACAGCATTCACGATATGACACACGTTAACAACACACTAGTGTGATACCCAGACTGAAagattgttaaatgtttaaaaataggtcagatggtttttttttttttttttttggtagtatgtTTTggtacatctatatatatatctatatatatatatatagatatatatatatatatatatatataattattattaacagctGCAATGTTGTGTTTTCAGTTAGTTATTAACAGTGCTAGgaaataatatttgtttgatttaGTGCTGTGTAAATCGTCATAGACCACAAGGAAAcggggaaggaaaaaaaaacaatcagagttTGTGGTTATGAGGGAAAATTTATGAACTCTGTTTCATCGGAGCATATCATGCATCacgtaaccttttttttttaatacaacataAAATAGATGAATTTAGCAGAAATGAAAccacaatattttgtgaaatacacTACAGAAATAACCTTTTTTTCACAGGAGGATTCAAAATGGCAATCTCAtactagacatgtgccggtattcggtaatgcggtATATCACGGttatgaatatgcacaatattgttatcgtcTGTACTTCTAAATAccttgaataattatatattacaaattaatcagaatttggaatgcattttaaaatcccatcaactggtcaaaatgcacaacaccgttgtatgctgctttaaagaccgtgtgtgctctgatgtaaacaagcacggatgagaagcacatggaggaacacgtgagagacgagctgaatgaaagcacattcactctctgacagcagatggcgctaaactgcagaaaatgcagccgctaccctggaaaccccataaataaatcagctgctactttctaaaacctatttaaataatttaaatagccattcagatttgtgttttCACTATGGTGTTCATCAAAGAGCCAAATACTTAAATGTTTAGACTTTTagactatttattttcaaacttttttttttttaaattttagtctggactaacatgccctagatattgtttgaaagtgttttgattctttattgttcattcacgctttacattagggcttcattagttaacattagttaattcattactAAACATAAACTGCCAAATGAAAAATtcggtgttcatcacagcgccaaatacttaaatatttagacttaataggctgtTTAtttcgaaagttgcaactgtttattactatttaatgagctaacatgaactaagacttgtattttttattaacaaagattaataacttctatagcaaatgtagctattgctcattgtgaatattactgcatttattaaggttaactaatgaggtcttattgtaaattgatacctatgggtctttatagttcttttgcactttaatctgtgtaaaacatttacatttatatatttttctgtattgctttattgtgtttaaatgttatgtatttaaatgttcagttatttttgtgctatattatgaccactttttttaaaactaaatttcagtaCCGTGATAATATCGTAcaccgtgataaaagcatgagcaattaatcgcaacatgaaaatgtGATACCGGCATTTCCCtaccactttttttaaaactaaatttcaggACCGTGATAATATCGCATCTGTGCACCTACAGGCCATATCCATAACTGCACCCACCACTTACGTTAATCCTTTCCTGTTTACTTTGGGTGggttacattcataaacaaatttttaTGCAGTAAGCCAATTTGTGATTGTGATTctttttggtcccactttatattaaatgtcccTTATACCTGTGAACTTACATGGTAACTAGATGTGTACGTAGCATGTAACCACAgggtaagtacacattggtacatagtatctacagctctaataCTGGTGTAAcgacacacatgtaacaacccactgaatagaatgtgtaagtacaaatgtgtaacaggacattggcaACAATACGTTTTTCACTTCAGAAAGTACACACGTGTAACAAAAAATTAtgtaactacattttgtaacaacatgtaCGTGCACAAATTTTTGCACCTCCACACAGAGTCTTCAATACTGCAGTTACCAGTTTGGAATAGCCTGAAAATTTATGGAAATCGTGATGATTCCTATGTACATACCATGTATTTGTGAACACTGAATTAGACTGGCAGTGCTAATGCTAAATTTAGAAAGTTTCACCTTGTGATAacagtgtacttacatggtaactcctcaggaactgtccTCTCAATATAAAGTGTAAAATAGTCACAATTTACTGCGTAATATGTAAAACCTAATCCTCTGTACCACACTTAAATAACAGTGTACTTACATGCTAACACCTCAGGAACTGACCACTTAATATAAAGAGTAATTGGTTGTGGGCCATCAGTGTCCTTACATGATAATTTCATAGGAACTTTCCCCttacattgtaaaatgttacatgtTAATTAAATGCCCAAGTATTAAACCTTGATTGTTTCTCATTAAGTAAAGTATAGAGGACTGcaataaaagagaaaagaatgcAGTAAAACTAAACAATGTTTATTAACACATTACACTCAACAGTGTAACATATTCTAAAGTAAAACTTTAGAAGTATACCTGCAGTATAGAAGTACAGAATAAAGTATACCTGCAGCTGGGTTACCACTGAAACAGCATAGGGGCCTTTAGaatgcctaaaaaaaaataaaaaaaaaataaaaaatagaaaaaactctGCTATTGTCAATCTAAATATGCTTTTAACATACTGACATTGTTGGAAAtgaaatacattatacattatcaataataaaaaaaaaaaaaaaaagcttgtacaACTAAATTGTATATCATCAACCAAAATTGTGAACTCAATGTGAATTACATCCAACGTGAACTGACGTGAATTACAAAGGTTACCTTAAAACCAACatctaaatataatgaaataagcAGCTTGGAGGTTTTGTGTCTCTCTATCTCAACTTATATGTTATTGGTAGTAGTTTACACTCTTTTTTGGCATTTTCTATGGCAGATCTGATGTCTGCTGTCAGTGACTGAAGGCACCGCTTTGCAAAGTCGAAGAGTTTCTCCTCCTTGGATCTGAACTTCGGGATGTTTTGGTAAAACTCTGGATCAACAAGCTGTATTTCAGCCACAACATCTGTTAATGCGAGTGTATTACTGTCAACTCCAACTTTGGTGCATGCCTTACTGATGCTCCCTTCTTTGTTGAAGGCACGAAAAACTTTATTGTAACGCTTCAGTACATCATCTGGGGTTGTTGCTGTAGAAAGATTAAAgctttttaagacaaaaaaaaaaaacaacaacaacaactcccAAATAAAACAAGACTTGTATCAATAGATCAAATTTTCAAATGCACAGACCACACAAACATCAAATATTGTTATTGGTGCTTGTAACACTAGAGGCACCAGGAACTACTCTTGAACGGCTagcaaaaatgttttgcattttttcagacattttcaaaatgtattagtgtCCGAAATAagatataatgaatataaaaataagaaaagccACTGCCTTCTCTTTA
It encodes:
- the LOC109068389 gene encoding coiled-coil domain-containing protein 106-like; translated protein: MKNTMERIGDNDFSVDLQWQLQNQTEVQKKQVKKILDMSTECSTSDTDEESLISISSSESPDSDILGRGKRGHKKKTKSASRSKSAKHSSRATTPDDVLKRYNKVFRAFNKEGSISKACTKVGVDSNTLALTDVVAEIQLVDPEFYQNIPKFRSKEEKLFDFAKRCLQSLTADIRSAIENAKKECKLLPITYKLR